The following nucleotide sequence is from Syntrophus gentianae.
TTCTATGGGTTCTTCCTTCGCCATAAGTTTATCCTATGATATCTTCAACCTTTTTTTGAATTTTTAAAGCGGCTATTGTAATCTTTACCTTTGGAGTGCTCTTCAGGTCTTTCCTAGCTTGAATGCCGCAACTCAATTGACGTAACTCAATATTTCCGGGCCATCATCAGTTATTGCAACGGTGTGCTCAAAGTGGGCCGAATTTTTAGCATCTTCCGTAACAACTGTCCAATTGTCTTTTAAGACTCTAATATTATACTTACCGGCATTCACCATCGGTTCTATGGCCAGCACCATACCCTTTTTCAATTGAATGCCTCTGCCCTTGATCCCGTAATTAGGCACCTGAGGATCCTCATGGAGGTTTTTGCCGATTCCGTGTCCCACATAATCCCGCACAACTGAGAAACCGGCGCTTTCAACATAATTCTGAATCGCAGCCGAAATATCTCCTAACCGATTACCTTCCCTCGTCTCCTGAATTCCCCGATACAAACCCTCTTTCGTTACACTCAGGAGTTTTAACGACTCTTCAGATACCTTCCCAACAGGAACCGTTATCGCTGTATCACCATAGTATCCGTCATAAAAGACTCCGTAATCAAGGCTGACAATATCGCCTTCTTTCAACATTCGCTTCGAAGGCATTCCATGGACAACCTCTTCATTAACGGAAACACATAATCCGAAGGGAAAACCGTTATATCCTTTAAATGCGGGACGCACCCTTTTTCGAGCGGCGAGGTCTTCTGCGCATGCTTCAAGTTCAATAGTCCTGACGCCTGGCCTCACCAGATTTTCTATCTCTTTCAATATCTCTGCGGCAATCTTGCTGCTTGTTCTTATCTTTTCTATCTCTTCAGGCGCCTTAATAATAACCATACAGTTTCTTTATACAACGACGATTGCCGTTACCTTCTTCTTGCAATTTTCCCTTTTTTCAAAAAGCCCTCATATTGCCTGGTAAGAAGATGCGTTTCCAACTGCCCGGCGGTATCCAAGGCAACACCCACGACGATCAATAATGCCGTTCCCCCGAAATAGAAAGGTACATTGAAATAGGCAATCAGGATGCTCGGCAGGACACACACTGCCGACACATAGACCGCACCGCTGAACGTTAATCGAGTCAAGACGTCATCGATATATTCTGCCGTTTTCTTCCCAGGCCGGATTCCCGGGACATAGCCACCGTACTTCCTCATATTTTCGGCGACGTCCGTCGGATTGAATGTCACAGCCGTATAAAAATAACAAAAGAAAACGATAAAGCCCACATATAAAATTTCGTATCCTATTCTTCCCGGGATTAACGCATCCGCCACAGCCTTCATCCAGGGATGAGGTACGAAATTCGCGATTGTAGCCGGAAACATGATAATTGAAGAAGCGAATATCGGCGGAATAACTCCCGCTGTGTTGACTTTAA
It contains:
- the map gene encoding type I methionyl aminopeptidase, whose protein sequence is MVIIKAPEEIEKIRTSSKIAAEILKEIENLVRPGVRTIELEACAEDLAARKRVRPAFKGYNGFPFGLCVSVNEEVVHGMPSKRMLKEGDIVSLDYGVFYDGYYGDTAITVPVGKVSEESLKLLSVTKEGLYRGIQETREGNRLGDISAAIQNYVESAGFSVVRDYVGHGIGKNLHEDPQVPNYGIKGRGIQLKKGMVLAIEPMVNAGKYNIRVLKDNWTVVTEDAKNSAHFEHTVAITDDGPEILSYVN